In Mytilus edulis chromosome 6, xbMytEdul2.2, whole genome shotgun sequence, the following proteins share a genomic window:
- the LOC139526673 gene encoding uncharacterized protein — protein sequence MEFYRLVVISFSFNVLLIGTCMAIGTTEEIYASHKNVSVGRFKITSICSKYVLTQDKKTFNIISDGHHIDPPCSFYLIGVNYINNNYSFSGMCYKMSGIALPCGRNDTLIIRGWALDIRHQKQSLLLYANQSMLVTEKTLRCDNNQDISMNYEFCWEKISMLEILFYSPNNPSSVLPKITVQTRVLVGQTYPALSLDAMEAMAIQIDVQTNKSCKANAQQIHLDFLDRDILSGNKSNTNNNKLNKDEYNIKEETSIDVNVILASLFGALSTVAVALIVHRYKQENKPKGKIVLIL from the exons ATGGAGTTCTACAGATTGGTTgtgatttctttttcttttaacgTGTTGTTGATTGGTACATGTATGGCAATCGGCACCACTGAAGAGATATATGCTTCACATAAAAATG TCTCTGTAGGAAGATTTAAAATTACCAGTATTTGTAGCAAATATGTACTTACACAAGATAAGAAAACATTCAACATTATATCCGATGGACATCATATTGATCCTCCATGCTCATTTTATCTCATTGGTGTGAATTATATAAACAACAATTACAGTTTTTCTGGCATGTGTTACAAAATGTCTGGTATTGCTTTGCCTTGTGGCAGAAATGATACACTTATTATTAGAGGATGGGCTTTAGATATTCGTCACCAAAAGCAGTCACTGTTGCTGTATGCCAATCAAAGTATG ttagTTACAGAGAAAACATTAAGGTGCGACAATAATCAAGATATCTCAATGAACTATGAATTCTGTTGGGAGAAAATATCGATGTTAGAGATTTTATTCTACAGTCCAAACAATCCATCTTCAGTGTTACCAAAGATAACTGTACAGACGCGCG TATTAGTTGGACAAACATATCCTGCACTAAGTTTAGATGCCATGGAAGCAATGGCAATACAGATTGATGTACAAACTAATAAGTCATGTAAAGCAAACGCACAACAAATACAtcttgatttccttgatagagataTTTTGAGTGGTAATAAAAGCAACACAAATAACAATAAACTCAATAAGGACGAGTACAACATCAAGGAAGAAACAAGTATTG ATGTGAATGTTATACTAGCTTCTCTGTTTGGTGCTTTGTCAACTGTTGCAGTAGCACTGATAGTACACAGatacaaacaagaaaacaaaccaaaGGGTAAGATTGTTTTGATACTTTAG